The genomic stretch AACAAAACTAACTAAAGAATTCCCGGGCAGCTGTTCCCCTTCATGTGTCCTAGGACGTTTGTGTGTGAAATGTGACTGGGGCAAAAGACTCATCTCTAGCTTACAACGCCTTTTCAGGGCCACACAATTCTTCAAAAAATGCCTGCACTTCCCCAACTACACATTTTTACATCTCTCCACTATTCCAATGGCTACGGCTTCAGCAATCCCACAAAATTTATCCCTTTTCCATCCCAATCAATATTATTCCAAAGCTTTCACTACAAAACATTTTAAGCCCATAAGATTTCTTGTCAAAGGAATTCGTTCAAAGCTTTCAGTATTAGACAACAATGGAGTTCCAATCAGATATAATAGGGAGAACAATTTCAGTAAAGCTTCACAACCCTTTACAGTTCTTGGACCCCATTCCAAGTTCTTGCACCCCACTAGGAGAATTACTGTGCAATCGTTGAGTTCAAATAGTGGTGTCACCTCAACAAGCCTGCAGAACAAGGTGAGACTTCTGTATTCTCTTAGTTTTAAGCCCTTCAATTTCGTTTAATTGGATTCCTTGAATTTTTTTAGGTGATTGGGCTGCTGCATTTGTTGGTGTCACTTGGGATTATACTAGCAATGGACAAGTTGTTGAAGAAGGCATTTGTGGCTGCTGCTATCAAATTTCCAAGTCCTTTGTTCGGAATGTTTTGTATATTTACCATTCTAATGGCTCTTGATTCTACTGTTCCTGCTGCAGCAACAGGATTGATGAACTTCTTTGAGCCTGCTCTTTTGTTTATTCAGAGGTGGCTGCCCTTGTTTTATGTTCCTTCTTTGGTGGTTTTGCCTCTTGCCGTTAAAGACATTCCCGCAACTTCAGGGGTTAAGATTTGTATAATCATAGGTACAATATTCTAGCAATTCAGCAATAATTATTATTGAAGCAGAAATTCCACAGAAAAAGTTAAGAAGTTGGATGTTCTAATTCATCTGTTAAGTGTTATGTTATTTCTTGTGTTGCATTCTGAAAGTTGTTAAGAGCTACATTTTACACATAGCTAATTATGATTCTCGTACTTGTTATGCTGCAAGTGCTCCAATGCCTGGGATCCTGACATGGGTCTTTGCATACTGCTGTCATCATCTCTTTTTcagtcatttttttttcaattttagtgtTTTTAAGGCCGTCTTTACTGATTTTCACACAAGTCTGGTTTATGTTGTTATGATAACCTGTAGTTTAAAATAAGCTTCtgtatgtgttttttttttcccctcttggATGCATACCATCACTGCAGTAATTTTGTACAATGTCAGTGAGTCAACTGTAGAAATGAAACAGTTGGCATGGGTTCTTTTCTGAACATGTCTTCTAACAAGCTGAGTTTCTTTTTGCACCTTCCTTCATGATGATCATATTATTCTTTTTCTACACATTAATAGctaaaaagatgtgattttgaAGTTCCACCTGGAGCCACAATTAAGATCTGATTCAATTTAATGAATGTCAGACGCAAAGTGCTATGCAGTTTTCTTTAAAGTTAGCTCGCCAAAGAGCAAAGCATttttaaaaggattttttttcttttcggtGGCAAAATTGCTTTTCATAACATGACTCCATACAACAAAATTTGGATTATCTTTTGTTGGATTATACACCTCTTCTTTGATATACAGAAATGTGGTGGGTGTTATTACGGCTTGATGCTGCATCCTATGACATTCAAACTACTATGTAGTCTGTCAGAATGTGAAAGTTGGGGCACCATATATAATAACTTCAACAAAGGCAGGCTCTGCTGCAGAATCCGCTTCTTTGGTTGTGATTAGccttttttaaattgaaattaaaatgCCTTTTTATCTGGTTTGTCTGTTAGACTTTTCCTTGAAGAAATTTATGGAACGACCTtgattttgaagctaagagttTCTGAATGAAAGCCTATCCTTGTCGTTAAATGATAGAAATTTGTTCCACTACTTTCTACAAATCTTGTAAGAAGAATTACATCTTCTAAGGTAAGAAGTAATTCATTCTATGACAAGCAATTTCCTGGCAACACTTTTTGAACCATTCAGACCACATCAAAATTGTTTAATTTGATATCATGATCCTTGAATCCGGAATCTTGGGTTTAGTTGTTGTCAAAACTGGGCTTTAATTTCTCTTAGCATTATGTTATAGCAATATAGTAAAAGCATGACTTTAAATAAAGAAACATTAGGTAAAAGGGCACTAAACAGGTGTGCAAATATCTCTTGTTTTCCCACTGCCTCCACCTTGTTCAGAggttctacattttctttttgcaGTCTTAAACATAATcatttggaataatttcaaTCACTTTTATATTGGCAGTTGGTGGATGGTTAGCTTCACTTGCAGTTGCAGGTTACACTGCAATCGCtgtaagaaaaatggtaaatacagaaatgataccTGCTGAACCAATGTCAAAGCCTTCTCCTTTTTCTCAACTGGAGATTTGGGCTTGGAGTGGGATTTTTGTTATATCGTTTATTGCAGCTTTTTGGTATCCAACGGTGCTTGGCACAAGTGCAAGAACATGCCTTCCTTTTCTACTGGCATCAACTGTATTAGGCTATATGGTTGGTTctgggtaatttttttttttttttggattttaatGTCAGTTTTTCATGCCACACTTTTGTTTCTGCATTAATAAGCTTTGCAATTGAACTCATTTTTTTAATCTGGATAGTTAATTGCTTGTTCAACTTGTTCTGCAGGCTTCCATCTGGGCTCAAGAAAGTTTTCCATCCAGTTATTTGCTGTGCTCTTTCTGCAGATTTGGCAGCATTTGCTTTTGGATACTTTACTCGAAGTGGACTTAATCCAGTTCTAGGTACTAGATCAGATAacttgttaaatattaaattaaatggTAATAAAAGGATAAAGACATCCGGATTTTCCAAACGAATGTCTTTTAGAATGTATGACCatttagaaataaaacatataacccatagcaattaaaatctGCCATTGCTAATTCTTAACCACATCTAATTCTGGATTTGCAATAAAATAGTAGTTGCAAAATGATAAAGGAATAATAGGAGATCACAATTTGTCATACCTTTTGTGCAGATAAGCTTTTGGACCTTAAAGCTGATCGTCTTACAGTAGACAAGCAAAAGCTTCTACTTACTTATGCACATCTTTTTATATAACTACATTTTAGCATCTGCAAACTGTTAATTATGCTCATGATCGCTTAGGGGTGAATTAGTGAACCAATTCACCTAGCATGGAGATGATACTGCACAAAACACTAAAAGGGTTCTCTTCTGAGATAAATATCGTTGTCAATTGGGGTATGGTACATTTTATGATTGAAATTTGTTTGACAGTTAAGTGTGGGATTAGGCAAATAGGTCTGCTCCTGTGGCAAATGCAGTTGTGTCATATGAATGTGTTGGCAAGAACAATACATAAGTAAAAAGTAGCCTTACATCCTGGGAAAAAATAGAGTTTAATTGGTCAGAAAAAATGAGGAGGTCCTTCTTTAGTAAAAGGGATATGGTTTCATAAAAAGAGCATGCTGATGAGCAAACAAGCAAAGAGAGACATTAATCACTGGCATTTTCAATTCTATTCCCCTTCAGTCGGCctagaaaaaaaatcaacacaaaGTGTGAGTAGAAATTGTCTCATTAAAGTAAGCTTTTCAACAAAGTCAAAAGAAGTAGATAATCATAAATATCCTTGAAATTGAGTAGCTTCTAGTACATTAGCCATCCAGAATCAGATAATTCACCTCATTGGTAATATTTCAAATTCTTCCACCACAACGTATAGATATAGAGCATGTGGTGTCAACGGGGAAAGTAGAtattggggaaaaaaaagaaaggtaatTGAGGGAAACTGAATACATATTAAACTTTATAAGAAAACCTTGATATGGGTAAAGTTTATTACTGCATAAGATATAAAAACGCAAGTTTGTCTCCAATTGTCATCAAAGTCCCAATGACCTCATTTATTAAATAAGTTTATTATAGTAGGTTATGAATAAAGTGTTCCTACTTAAGATCACTCAAATGCAAAACTTGTTCGAAGGAAAACATGCTTCACGTGGCTAGCTCTTCCTCTTCCACCTTCCTGTGTTCTCAACATCTATGATTTATGTTGTAGATTCATTGACTTTATGGATTTAGAACACTCATTAGTGTTTCTCTTTCAAATTAATGATGTTCGAGATTTGCAGTTTTTTAGCATGTTGATTGGACATGACAAAATTATCTATCTTGTATCTTATACAGGATATTATCTCACAAAGGCATCCTCTAATCCTGGAGCTGGTGATATTCTTATGGGATTTCTAGGATCGGTTATCCTTTCCTTTGCCTTCTCAATGTTCAAACAGAGGAAGGTACAGGATTTTCTGATTCAGAGATCCAGGATTTAAAATACAAGTAATTCTTCTAGTTTGGGTCGCTTAGATCTTGACGTTGCTTTACACTAGGCATGTGAAAGGTTTATGAACATTTTTAGCCCAATCTATGGATAGATTTACTTATCTTGTCCCTAAGAAAAGAGTTTTTATTATCATCTGCATTTATTTACCCATTTTAGTTGGCTGTGCCTCTCTATTCTATTTGTCTTAAGTTTTAAATTATGCTCATTATATTGGTTCATAGGATATATCAGATAACTTTATTCTTCTAAAGCACAGAAAAAGATCATTAGGAATTTGGCTGAGGCGTGTCAAAACATTAGACGAGTGCGTACTGATTCATTAGATTAAGAGAATGGATGTTAGATTTTCAGCACATGAAGAATGGAAAAGGAATCCATAGACCTCAGAGAAACAAGGGAACTCTTAAATCAGAAGATGGAGGGATTGCAGATTACTGACAGACCATGAACATATTCGTAATTCCCTGCAATTAGTCTTATTGGTGTTTGctgtttctttttttaccaACAGTAAAAATAAAGTTTACACTCATTGTGACCTTTAATTTGGCCACGTTCTTCCTAAATTGTCTCCTTTTCACTTTTCAGCTTGTTAAGAGGCATGCAGCTGAGATTTTCACCTCAGTCATTATCTCAACTTTGTTTTCTTTGTACTCAACGGCTCTGATTGGACGACTTCTTGCATTGGAACCAAGTTTAACTATATCAATACTTCCCAGATGCATTACTGTGGCATTGGCTCTCAGCATTGTATCTTTCTTTGAAGGTCAGTTACTTCTGACTATATCTCTTAGTCTTCCATTGGCAGTGAGAGTGCAGAAACGCATGGAGTCCAAATGCTGAAATGTGATAATTACCTGTCCTGGATGGTTACAGGTGCCAATTCATCTCTCACAGCTGCAGCTGTTGTAGTTACTGGGCTCATTGGAGCGAATTTTGTTCAGACAGTGCTTGATAACCTTCGCTTCCGTGATCCTATTGCTCGAGGAATTGCAACTGCATCTAGGTATGA from Coffea eugenioides isolate CCC68of chromosome 8, Ceug_1.0, whole genome shotgun sequence encodes the following:
- the LOC113779164 gene encoding plastidal glycolate/glycerate translocator 1, chloroplastic-like, whose product is MATASAIPQNLSLFHPNQYYSKAFTTKHFKPIRFLVKGIRSKLSVLDNNGVPIRYNRENNFSKASQPFTVLGPHSKFLHPTRRITVQSLSSNSGVTSTSLQNKVIGLLHLLVSLGIILAMDKLLKKAFVAAAIKFPSPLFGMFCIFTILMALDSTVPAAATGLMNFFEPALLFIQRWLPLFYVPSLVVLPLAVKDIPATSGVKICIIIVGGWLASLAVAGYTAIAVRKMVNTEMIPAEPMSKPSPFSQLEIWAWSGIFVISFIAAFWYPTVLGTSARTCLPFLLASTVLGYMVGSGLPSGLKKVFHPVICCALSADLAAFAFGYFTRSGLNPVLGYYLTKASSNPGAGDILMGFLGSVILSFAFSMFKQRKLVKRHAAEIFTSVIISTLFSLYSTALIGRLLALEPSLTISILPRCITVALALSIVSFFEGANSSLTAAAVVVTGLIGANFVQTVLDNLRFRDPIARGIATASSAHGLGTAALSAKEPEALPFCAIAYGLTGIVGSLACSIPAVRQSLLAVVG